One Helicobacter sp. MIT 21-1697 genomic window carries:
- a CDS encoding amino acid ABC transporter permease, with protein MLDFDFMRQCVPMFAKALSLTLYISFFGIALSLIIGFIAAWILFLRVRLLSPIVALYVELARNTPLLIQLFFLYYGLHSVIGINLNEYVCAIAGLAFLGGGYMCESFRTGLESLPYSQIESAQSIGLQSHQMMFYIILPQSLSVALPSVGANVIFLLKETSVVSVIALADIMFVTKDIITHYYKTNEALTLLVLSYLIVLLPLSVGFSLLERFYKKRVL; from the coding sequence ATGCTAGATTTTGATTTTATGCGTCAATGTGTGCCGATGTTTGCCAAAGCTCTCTCTTTGACTTTATATATCTCATTTTTTGGCATTGCACTCTCTCTTATCATTGGCTTTATTGCAGCGTGGATTCTCTTTTTAAGAGTGCGACTTCTTAGCCCCATTGTAGCGCTCTATGTGGAGTTAGCGCGTAACACGCCACTGCTTATCCAGCTCTTTTTTCTCTACTATGGATTGCATAGTGTCATAGGCATAAATCTCAACGAATATGTGTGTGCTATCGCAGGTTTAGCATTTTTGGGCGGTGGGTATATGTGCGAGAGTTTCCGCACAGGTTTAGAATCTCTTCCGTACTCACAAATTGAGAGCGCACAAAGCATAGGCTTGCAATCTCATCAAATGATGTTTTATATTATCCTGCCTCAATCCCTTAGTGTTGCTTTGCCCTCTGTGGGTGCAAATGTCATTTTTCTTTTGAAAGAAACTTCAGTTGTAAGCGTCATCGCTTTGGCAGATATTATGTTTGTAACCAAAGATATTATCACACATTATTACAAAACAAATGAAGCCCTAACTCTGCTTGTGCTAAGCTACCTCATCGTGCTTTTACCACTCTCTGTGGGCTTTTCACTCCTTGAGCGATTCTATAAAAAGCGAGTGTTATAA
- a CDS encoding amino acid ABC transporter permease, producing the protein MEIFFIGSNFARLLQGVLLTLEIALISIIFATFGGLILGFVMTGRSLIIRGICRFYLECVRIIPILAWLFIVFFGISQQFDINLSAITSAIIVFSLWGVAEVGDLVRGAITSLPKHQNESGKALGLKQWQIMCYIIFPQALRRLLPSIISLSTRMIKTTSLVALLGAVDLLKVGQQIIELNKSNPNASFWVYGGIFCTYFILCYPLSYLSKMLEKKYQ; encoded by the coding sequence ATGGAAATATTTTTTATTGGCTCAAACTTCGCTCGGCTTTTGCAAGGTGTGCTTCTCACACTTGAAATTGCTCTTATCTCTATTATCTTTGCTACATTTGGCGGACTTATTTTAGGTTTTGTGATGACTGGACGAAGCCTCATTATACGCGGGATATGTAGATTCTATCTTGAATGCGTGCGTATTATCCCTATCCTCGCGTGGCTTTTTATTGTGTTTTTTGGGATTTCACAACAATTTGACATAAATCTTAGTGCCATAACAAGCGCGATTATCGTCTTTAGTCTGTGGGGCGTGGCTGAAGTGGGAGATTTGGTGCGTGGAGCTATCACTTCTTTGCCCAAACATCAAAATGAAAGTGGCAAAGCACTTGGTTTGAAACAATGGCAAATTATGTGCTATATCATTTTCCCTCAAGCACTCCGCCGCCTTTTACCCTCAATCATTTCACTCTCAACGCGTATGATTAAGACAACTTCGCTTGTGGCATTACTCGGAGCTGTGGATTTGCTCAAAGTCGGACAGCAAATCATAGAGTTGAACAAATCTAATCCAAATGCAAGTTTTTGGGTGTATGGGGGGATTTTCTGCACTTATTTTATCCTATGTTACCCACTTTCATATCTAAGTAAAATGCTGGAGAAAAAATATCAATGA
- a CDS encoding KAP family P-loop NTPase fold protein, giving the protein MKGLLNKIAIDNESFKELSRVLVEDSAKVLIEHYSQEKKCLEQLKENLTKVFELVGAKEKQPFIIFIDEIDRCRPTYAIEMLENIKHLFGIPHLVFVISIDKVQLSQSIQAIYGQIDTENYLRRFFDLEFILPNPSPQRFCEYLQEQLGIQTNLAHIFIADNFTLRELQKILPQIKLLEIQQLQDNNQESIFDIRHAIFILLVKIYRPDLYFQLPNITDAEGIMGIVEKLVCKEKEPLNENLFVEYVNLIYSLCNKIYQQDRTFFEPSFPTQDNMTRKWFKIRGTNIIHIDLNEYSYIVQTYCNFFVGKRRQWNLRQIDTNKIITAINFTSQFDIQDRQINNAVIKD; this is encoded by the coding sequence GTGAAAGGCTTATTGAATAAAATTGCAATAGATAATGAATCATTTAAAGAACTCTCACGAGTATTAGTAGAGGATAGTGCAAAAGTATTAATTGAACATTATTCACAAGAAAAGAAATGTTTAGAGCAGTTAAAAGAGAATCTAACAAAAGTCTTTGAACTTGTAGGCGCAAAAGAGAAACAGCCTTTTATTATTTTTATAGACGAGATAGATCGCTGCCGTCCAACTTATGCGATTGAAATGTTAGAGAATATTAAACACCTCTTTGGGATTCCTCATCTTGTTTTTGTGATTTCTATTGATAAGGTGCAGCTCTCTCAATCCATTCAAGCTATTTATGGGCAAATTGATACAGAGAATTATCTTAGGAGATTTTTTGATTTAGAATTTATTTTACCTAATCCCTCTCCACAGAGATTTTGTGAATATTTGCAAGAGCAGTTAGGAATACAAACGAATCTTGCCCATATTTTCATAGCAGATAATTTTACTTTGAGAGAATTACAGAAAATTCTCCCTCAAATTAAGCTGTTAGAAATACAACAATTACAAGACAATAATCAAGAATCTATTTTTGATATACGACACGCTATTTTTATTCTACTTGTTAAAATTTACAGACCTGATTTGTATTTTCAGTTGCCAAATATTACAGATGCAGAAGGGATAATGGGGATAGTGGAGAAGCTTGTGTGTAAGGAGAAAGAGCCTTTGAATGAAAATCTTTTTGTTGAATATGTGAATCTTATTTATAGCTTATGCAATAAAATATATCAGCAAGATAGAACGTTTTTTGAACCCTCATTTCCAACTCAAGATAATATGACTAGAAAATGGTTTAAAATAAGAGGAACAAATATAATTCACATTGATTTAAACGAGTATTCTTATATCGTGCAAACTTATTGTAACTTTTTTGTTGGTAAAAGACGACAATGGAATCTTAGGCAAATAGATACAAATAAAATCATCACTGCCATTAACTTTACTTCTCAATTTGACATACAAGATAGGCAAATAAATAACGCAGTCATTAAAGATTAA
- a CDS encoding DNA-deoxyinosine glycosylase — MPTHKIQMQKMHLIHPFAPVFNKHSRVLILGSFPSVISRDEQFYYAHSRNRFWRILATLFAPEIDINIQNRDVKKQFLLTYRIALWDIVRECDIYNSSDNTLSNAKPNDISVILSSAKINAIFCNGRKAYELFMRFFNAQMCEQIQVFLLPSSSPANARYSYEKLVESWQILREYALLENLVQKI; from the coding sequence TTGCCAACTCATAAGATTCAAATGCAAAAAATGCACCTCATTCACCCCTTTGCACCCGTGTTTAATAAGCATTCGCGTGTGCTGATTTTAGGTTCATTTCCCTCTGTGATTTCACGCGATGAGCAATTTTATTATGCACATTCGCGCAATCGTTTTTGGCGTATTCTTGCTACACTTTTTGCCCCTGAAATTGACATAAACATACAAAATAGAGATGTCAAAAAGCAATTTTTACTCACATATCGTATTGCCCTGTGGGATATTGTGCGTGAGTGCGATATTTATAATTCTAGTGATAACACTTTGAGTAATGCCAAGCCTAATGACATATCAGTGATACTCTCAAGTGCAAAAATCAATGCTATTTTTTGCAATGGACGCAAAGCGTATGAGCTTTTTATGCGATTTTTTAATGCACAGATGTGTGAGCAGATACAAGTCTTTTTGCTTCCCTCATCAAGTCCGGCAAATGCGCGTTATAGCTATGAAAAGCTTGTGGAATCGTGGCAGATTCTGCGAGAATATGCACTTTTAGAGAATCTAGTCCAAAAAATCTAA
- a CDS encoding P-loop NTPase fold protein: MIVKDTFFDENKNCTFENDKLNRKDIAINLTHILRHSEINSQGLILALNAQWGNGKTTFIKMWKNMLDKDCKIPNLYFSAWEEDYTKEPLISLLGELNQYLKENKVKNKEFNQAIGSVQKILKEHYLLY, encoded by the coding sequence GTGATAGTAAAAGATACTTTTTTTGATGAAAATAAGAATTGCACTTTTGAAAATGATAAACTCAACAGAAAAGATATTGCCATCAATTTAACTCATATTTTAAGGCATTCAGAGATAAATTCACAAGGCTTAATTCTTGCACTCAATGCACAATGGGGAAATGGCAAAACAACTTTTATTAAGATGTGGAAAAATATGCTTGATAAGGATTGTAAGATTCCCAATCTTTATTTCAGTGCTTGGGAGGAAGATTATACCAAAGAGCCTTTGATTTCTCTTTTAGGAGAATTGAATCAGTATCTAAAAGAAAATAAAGTTAAAAATAAGGAATTTAATCAAGCAATAGGGTCTGTGCAAAAAATCTTAAAAGAACATTACCTGCTTTATTGA
- a CDS encoding amino acid ABC transporter ATP-binding protein, whose protein sequence is MKSTQDTPLLSISHLKKTYNGVHFVLDDISMQVQKGEVIVILGPSGCGKSTFLRCINGLESTQGGEIKFNNEIINLPKTKWNKIRQHIGMVFQSYDLFPHMSVMENILLGPTKVQKRNKNEVIAQARTLLERVGLGHKIQTSPKELSGGQKQRVAIVRALCMNPQIMLFDEVTASLDPEMVKEVLEVILELANEGMTMLIVTHEMRFAQKVADRICFFDEGKLVEESTPQEFFTAPKSQRAQKFLNVFEL, encoded by the coding sequence ATGAAATCAACACAAGACACACCACTTTTAAGTATATCTCATCTAAAAAAAACTTATAATGGAGTGCATTTTGTGCTTGATGACATTTCTATGCAAGTGCAAAAGGGCGAAGTCATCGTGATTTTAGGACCTAGTGGGTGTGGCAAAAGCACATTTTTGCGCTGCATTAATGGATTAGAATCTACTCAAGGTGGAGAAATTAAATTTAATAATGAAATCATTAATCTGCCAAAAACAAAATGGAATAAAATCCGCCAACACATCGGTATGGTGTTTCAAAGCTATGATTTATTCCCTCATATGAGCGTAATGGAAAATATTTTGCTCGGTCCCACAAAAGTGCAAAAACGCAATAAAAACGAAGTAATAGCACAAGCGCGGACACTTTTGGAACGCGTAGGACTCGGACACAAAATACAGACTTCGCCCAAAGAGTTAAGCGGAGGACAAAAACAACGCGTAGCTATCGTGCGTGCGCTGTGTATGAATCCACAAATTATGCTTTTTGATGAAGTAACCGCCTCGCTTGACCCTGAAATGGTAAAAGAAGTGCTTGAAGTAATACTAGAGCTTGCAAATGAGGGTATGACAATGCTTATTGTAACCCACGAAATGCGCTTTGCTCAAAAAGTCGCAGATAGAATCTGCTTTTTTGATGAGGGCAAGCTCGTAGAAGAATCTACGCCACAAGAGTTTTTTACCGCACCCAAAAGCCAAAGAGCACAAAAATTCCTGAATGTGTTTGAGCTCTAA